A single window of Mustelus asterias unplaced genomic scaffold, sMusAst1.hap1.1 HAP1_SCAFFOLD_77, whole genome shotgun sequence DNA harbors:
- the LOC144483732 gene encoding LOW QUALITY PROTEIN: uncharacterized protein LOC144483732 (The sequence of the model RefSeq protein was modified relative to this genomic sequence to represent the inferred CDS: deleted 1 base in 1 codon; substituted 1 base at 1 genomic stop codon) has product MEGKSTIHSGEKLYTCCVCGQRFSQSSALLKHQRAHTGGRLFICSVCGKGITRSFTLLRHQRVHTGERPFTCSVCGKGFTQLSCLLTHQHTHTGERLFTCSECGKGFINSTNLLTHQRVHTGERPFTCPACGKGFMNSSNLQRHQRVHTGDTPFTCSVCGKGFTQSSHLQRHQRVHTGERPFTCSDCGKGFTQLSHWLRHQRVHTGERPFTCSECGKGFTQANDLLRHKRVHTGEKPFICSVCGKGFTQSNDLLRHDRVHTGERPFTCSECGKGFTRSSNLLDHQRIHTGERLFICSECGKGFTTSSSWQGHKRVHTEARTLTCTEPGKGVTISSSQQGHRRVQTEGSPVTCTESGKRVIQSSNQQRHQRVQTEESPVTCTEGRSVTCTEESSVTCTEESSVTCTEGRSVTCTEESPVTCTEESSVTCTEESSVTCTEESSVTCTEESPVTCTEGRPVTFQLPALRKVHSVTCTEGCSVTCTESGKGVIQSSSQQGCHRVRTEESPVTCTESGKGFIPLCNLLTDERDDTAERPLKCPDSGTCFQSSVELVSHQCVHTDERLFRCSHCGAAFMRSSDLTEHQCTHSGERLLTLPKCGKGFIQSSNLLTRQQGRNVKRQFTCPECGKGFTQSTNLLRHQRVHTRERPFLCSDCGKGFTELCNLMTHQRVHTGERPFLCSECGKGFINSTNMLRHQRVHTGERPFTCLNCGKKFTQLPHLQRHQRVHSGERPFPCTVCEKGFAQLSHLVRHQRVHTGEKPFTCSQCGKEFTXSNDLLRHQRLHTEERPSMWSECGKRFTQLSSLLKHQRVHTGEVLSICSA; this is encoded by the exons atggaaggaaaaagcaccattcacagtggagagaaactgtacacgtgttgtgtgtgtggacaaagATTCAGCCAATCATCTGCCCTCttgaaacaccagcgagctcacactggagGGAGGCTGTTCATTTGCAGTGTTTGTGGGAAAGGAATTACTCGATCATTTACCCTTctcagacaccagcgagttcacactggggagaggccatttacctgctctgtgtgtgggaagggattcactcagttatcctgcCTGCtaacacaccaacacactcacactggagagaggctgttcacctgctcggaatgtgggaagggattcattaattcaactaatttgctgacacaccagcgggttcacactggagagaggcctttcacctgccctGCATGTGGCAAAGGATTCAtgaattcatccaacctgcagagacaccaacgagttcacactggggatactccgttcacctgctctgtgtgtgggaagggattcactcagtcatcccatctgcagagacaccagcgagttcacactggggagaggccatttacctgttctgattgtgggaagggattcactcagttatctcacTGGctaagacaccagcgagttcacactggggaaaggccattcacctgctccgagtgtggaaagggattcactcaagcAAATGACCTACTGAGACacaaacgagttcacactggggagaagccattcatctgctctgtgtgtggaaaggggttcACTCAATCAAATGACCTGCTCAGACAcgatcgagttcacactggggagagaccatttacctgctctgagtgtgggaagggattcactcggtcatccaacctattggatcaccagagaattcacactggggagagactatttatctgctctgagtgtgggaagggattcactacctcatccagCTGGCAGgggcacaagcgagttcacactgaagcAAGAACTTTGACCTGCACCGAGCCTGGGAAGGGAGTCACAATCTCATCCAGCCAGCAAGGACACCGGAGAGTTCAGACTGAGGGAAGtccagttacctgtactgagtctGGAAAGAGAGTCATTCAGTCATCCAACCAGCAGAGACACCAGAGAGTTCAGACTGAGGAAAGTCccgttacctgcactgagggacgttcagttacctgcactgaggaaagttcagttacctgtactgaggaaagttcagttacctgcactgagggacgttcagttacctgcactgaggaaaGTCCCgttacctgcactgaggaaagttcagttacctgcactgaggaaagttcagttacctgcactgaggaaagttcagttacctgtactgaggaaagtccagttacctgcactgagggaaggccagttacct ttcagttacctgcactgaggaaagttca ttcagttacctgcactgagggatgttcagttacctgcactgagtcTGGGAAGGGAGTCATTCAGTCATCCAGCCAGCAGGGATGCCACAGAGTTCGCACTGAGGAAAGTCCAGTTACCTGCACAGAGTCTGGAAAGGGATTCATTCCATTATGTAATCTGCTGACAGACGAGCGAGACGACACTGCTGAAAGACCTTTGAAATGTCCAGACAGTGGGACTTGTTTTCAAAGTTCTGTGGAATTGGTGTCCcatcaatgtgttcacactgacgagagactattcaggtgctctcactgtggggctGCGTTCATGCGATCGTCTGACCTCACTGAACACCAATGCACTCACTCTGGGGAAAGGCTCCTCACTTTGCccaagtgtggaaagggattcattcagtcatccaacctgctgacacgccAGCAAGGTCGCAATGTGAAGAGGCAGTTCACTTgtcccgagtgtgggaagggatttacccagtcaaccaacctgctgagacaccagcgagtccacactagagagaggccattcctctgctccgattgtgggaagggattcactgagttATGCAACCTGATGAcacaccaacgggttcacactggggagaggcccttcctctgctcagagtgtgggaagggttttattAATTCCACCAACATGCtgcgacaccagcgagttcacactggagagaggccgttcacctgcctcaattgtgggaagaaattcactcaGTTACCACATctacagagacaccagcgagttcactcaggggagaggccattcccctgcactgtgtgtgagaagggattcgctcagttatCACACCTGgtaagacaccaacgagttcacactggggagaaaccattcacctgctcccagtgtgggaaggaattcacctaGTCAAATgacttgctgagacaccagcgacttcacactgaggagagaccatccatgtgg tctgagtgtgggaagagattcactcagttatccagtctgctgaaacaccagagagttcacactggggaggtgCTGTCCATCTGCTCTGCATGA
- the LOC144483759 gene encoding uncharacterized protein LOC144483759, whose translation MEAKSTVHTREKRWKCVDCGKGFRSPSELEIHRRRHTGERPFICSVCGKRFAQFICLQLHERLHTGERPFTCSVCGNGFTRSSHLLKHQQVHTDKREFQCSNCEKSFKSPHGLREHQRIHTEYTLFSCSQCGKSFRTATHLQTHQRVHTDKRPFKCPECGKCFKSSGELMSHQLVHTEERPFKCSHCGTGFRRSSHLTVHQRIHTGEKPFICSKCGKGFSQSSNLLTHQQIHTEVRPFTCSECGKGFARSSHLLTHQHIHTGERPFTCSECGKRFTESSNLVKHQRVHR comes from the coding sequence atggaagcaaaaagcaccgttcacaccagggagaaacggtggaaatgtgtggactgtgggaagggattcagatccccatctgagctggaaatccatcgacgcagacacaccggggagaggccgttcatttgttccgtatgtgggaagagattcgctcAGTTCATCTGCCTTCAGCTGCATGAGCGactccacaccggggagaggccgttcacctgctcggtgtgtggaaacggattcactcgctcatcccacctgctgaaacaccagcaagttcacactgacaagagagaGTTTCAGTGCTCCaattgtgagaagagctttaaaagcccACACGGACTGAGggaacaccagcgcattcacaccgagtacacactgttcagctgctcacagtgtgggaagagtttcaggACAGCAACCCACCttcagacacaccaacgagttcacactgacaagagaccttttaaatgtccagagtgtgggaagtgctttaaaagttctggtgaactgatgtcccatcagcttgttcacactgaggagagaccgttcaagtgttctcactgtgggactgggttcaggcgatcatctcatctcactgtacaccagcgaattcacactggggagaagccattcatctgctccaagtgtgggaagggattcagtcagtcctccaacctgctgacacaccaacaaattcacactgaggtgaggccgttcacctgctccgagtgtggaaagggatttgcacgatcatcccacctgctgacacaccagcacattcacactggggagaggccgttcacctgctccgagtgcgggAAGAGATTTACCGAATCATCCAATCTGGtgaaacatcagcgagttcacagatGA